A genomic region of Pseudopipra pipra isolate bDixPip1 chromosome W, bDixPip1.hap1, whole genome shotgun sequence contains the following coding sequences:
- the LOC135406422 gene encoding olfactory receptor 14J1-like, with amino-acid sequence MVTDHRNDRYVAICKPLHYGTLLGSRACAHMAAAAWATGCLNSLLHTANTFSLPLCQGNALGQFFCEIPHILKLSCSQSYVRELGFMVFGVCLAFGCFLFIVFSYVQIFRAVLRIPSQQGRHKAFSTCLPHLTVVSLFLSTAAFAYLKPPSISSPSLDLALSVLYSVVPPALNPLIYSLRNQELKDAMRKLITGCFSEAINSPSSPCYVPH; translated from the coding sequence ATGGTGACCGACCATAGAAAtgaccgctacgttgccatctgcaaacccctgcactacgggaccctcctgggcagcagagcttgtgcccacatggcagcagctgcctgggccactgggtgTCTAAATTCACTgttgcacacagccaatacattttccctgcccctgtgccagggtaatgccctgggccagttcttctgtgaaatcccacacatcctcaagctctcctgctcacagtcCTATGTCAGGGAACTTGGGTTCATGGTGTTTGGTGTCTGTTTAGcatttggttgttttcttttcattgttttctcctatgtgcagatcttcagggctgtgctgaggatcccctctcagcagggacggcacaaagccttttccacctgcctccctcacctgaccgtggtctccctgttcctcagcactgcagcatttgcctacctgaagcccccctccatctcctccccatccctggatctggcactatcagttctgtactcagtggttcctccagcattgaaccccctcatctatagcctgaggaaccaggagctcaaggatgccatgaGGAAACtgataactgggtgtttttcagaagccataaactctccttcttctccatgttatgtacctcattaa